The Anopheles maculipalpis chromosome 3RL, idAnoMacuDA_375_x, whole genome shotgun sequence genomic sequence TAGCGGAGCGCTGATTGTGACCGAGACGATTTCAACCAAGGCCACAGAACAGAGTAAACCTTCTCGCAGCTTGCCGGCCGCCTTTTATAGCATAGCCAAATTGAACCACCCCCCAAAACCGGTTTGCGCGTGGTCGTGTGCCTTAAGGGATGTTTTGATCGTTTATGCTGGTGTATATGACTGAAAGCAACAATAGTAAGCATTCGTATGTATTGGTGATGTTGTCGAGGTTGTGCTTCCAAAAAATGTAATCTAATGCGCGTGGCGGCAGTGACGCTCTACTCTGGAAGATTCGATCACTCTCATAGGATGATTTGAATGTAGAGGTGTGTTTGTAAACAACATCAGACCGGTTTGATGATGCTTACAGTGTGTTGCATTAAATTTCAAGTGAGGTAAAATTGATATTAATATATTACTAAATTAATACTTTAATATTAAAGCTCCAACGTAGGattgaaggtggatggaattGCAATCATGCCTTATTAAATCCCAacgtatttttattcaaatttagaCCAGCTTTTTAGGTAAAACGTCATCATTTATCTTCTAAGGATGTAAAAAATGTTTGGCAGTAACCATCACCGAACATAAATAATACGTATTGTTTCACATTTGTTATTGTAGAACCAAATAGAAGGTACCGGGCTTCACACGATAGGACTGGAATTCTATTCACTTGTGGTCCGTTTTTCCTTGGAGAGGATTACCAATACAACTATGTGGTAGTTGCATGTTTAGTGTAAGCCATTACAAGAAGAACAATCTGTTCTAGCATATCAGTTTTGTCAGGTTTTCATAGTCATATCACAGTTAAAGTTATTATTGTCGTGTCCGTTTTTCAATCTTCATTGGAAGTCCTCCTTTCGGTGCTAGTGTGACAGTGACCGGTTCAAAGCTAAGCTTTCGCGGTATCGTAGTGGAGAAGTTAAATTTGGACAACATCAACACTAGAGCAATCTTAGAGAGAAGAAGCCCTTGTCGTAGACCTGAAAAGATTTCAATTTTAGAACCTCAAACGTTTCAGACATGCCTGATTCACCTACCGATACAATTACGTGGTCCAGCCCCGAACGGATAGTATGCATCTTGATCGTAGTTCTTCGTGGCGTCATCGAATCTCTCCGGGGAATAGAGTTCCGGGTTCGGGAAGTACTTCTCATTCATACTGATCCCTAGTAGAGGAATAATCATTTGTGTCCCTTTGCGAATGACAATATCACTGTCCGGCACACGATAGTCCAGCGTACACTCTCGATTCAGAACAGCAAGTGCAGGATACATTCGAAGCGTTTCCTTGATACACAAATCCAAATACTTCAACTCGCTAATGTTGTCATACGTGATCTCCCCCTTGTGTCGTTCCATCATCTCATCAATCTCGTGCTGAAGTTTTTCCATCACTTCCGGGTGATGTGTGAGCTCGTGCAGTGTGAAGGTGATCGCACCCGTTGAGGTGTCGGCACCAGCACcataaaacagaaacacattcGCAGCACACTGTGCATCGGACAGTGATTCCTCCGCATTGTTTCCCGCTTTCCGGCGAAGATCGGTTAGAATCTGGATGAAATCTCGCCTTGTAACTTGCCCCGTTTCACGCTGATGTAGATGCGAGCTGATAACTTCCATCGTAAACTTCTTCATCGGGGGAGCGAGTGCGCTAATGCCGGTAAACTTGAGCAATCCTGGGCACAGAAACACACCAGTAGATCGGATGTTGTTGAGGAAGCTATCCGGATTGTTTAGATCCCGTAGCGCTACGCGGAAGGCATCATCGGGATCGTGCAGACAGTTGGCTTCGAAGCCGAAAAACACGGATGCAACTACGTCTAGCACGTATCGGGACACAATGTCACGCATATTCACAATCTGCTTATCCGTGGCCAAGCTCTCGAGGTAATGCTGAAGCTTGTTGCCCACCTCCAGAAACGTTGGAAGCATGTTTCGAAGTTGTCCGGATGTGAAGGTTGGTGTCAGCTTTCCTCGCAGGCTTTTCCAACGTTGTCCCGGCAGGGCGAACAGGTTAGCTGACATTGGATCGCCATGTTCGTTGCAATAAACGCCACGATCATGGAAATGTTGGAAATCGTTCACCATAATGCGTTTCGCCAGATGGGCATCGCGTACTAGAATAGCCGGACGGAAGAACAGGTACACTCCAACAAGCCGTTCCGATGACTGATCGTACAGATTGTTGATGGCCACATTGAGTGATTCTTTCTTTTCGGCCAGTATGCGGAGATTTCCGTACGGTATCTCGGGCTTTAGATTGGGTAATCCATGTCGATCCCAGTACGAATAGACGTACTTGAGCGCTAGAAACACAATTCCCACCAGCAGCCCTATACTGTAAAGGATCATGTTGAACTGGGAACTGGGACTTGTACTACCAGCTCCCTCAACGAAACAAACTATCGCAAAACTAGTTCTCTTCCCTTTTATACTACTGCGATGTGGCGTGTAAATATTTAGAAACGCATCAGCACCACTAGCCAACCCTATCGGAGCCCCATCAGTTCCCGTATCAACCGGTTTACATGCGATGTGCCCAACCAAGACAAATATTTCGCTGTCCAGACGATAGTGTGTGCAACCGTTTTCGTGACGATAGAACCCATCATCCTTCCTTCGGTACGTTTGTTAGGACGGGTTCGATGGTGAGCTGAACAAGAGCAACTAAGGCAGCTAATATCAGGTACAGGTCGATCGCATGATGAAGGAAATTTTCGAATTGtcattgttattattttgatttatgtcTGGATGGTGGTTATTTACATGCGTATGCCGTTATGATTAACCCTTCTACTTCTTGGGAGGTGCTAGGGTTAGCATGGGAATAAGAACTGGTTAATTTAGTGGGAGTTTATTTTCAGATTAGATTGTTTACTGAAATGACAAAGAATTACATATTAGCAGTCACAACATACGTCAACGTTGTCACACATTTGCATGCTGTGCCCTTTTAAATTactaaattttctattattgaTTTGACTTAAATCAAACTAAGACCAGTCCTGTTTCACAGTGGTGTAttgatttcaaataaaaatcataaacaaaCACTCTGTTATGGTTTTATTGCTTGATAAGCTGTAAAGTATCCCGCAAAGGATTACTAATGTTTGAAGATTTTCAAATCTGTCACGTGACCCTGTCCTCTTCCAAAAACTAGCACCAGAGAATTGGTGTTGGTAGGTCAGTTTGAAATGTGTTGATTACTCATCCACTGCATCAACGACCTAGCGTAATGAAGCGATAAGGGGTCTAGGCTTTGAGTGTCATTTAGGTTGATTGTTATTATAGATTGGTTTGTTGAACGGCGAGGTCCGGTGGTAGAGACGAGAGTGGTttcagtcttcacacggcgtgattagggttcaaatcccttccaaGTCGCTCCTCTGAGGGTTTTGAAGACTGAAGACTTGAATATCCAACTACCAGGTATCAATAGTATTCTAGTATAAACCATTAGACGGCCGACATTACCCTACAGGTCGTTTAGCCAAGGAAGACAAGATGTATAAATAGTTTAAATAGGTTACAATATTGGTATGTTATtcgataaataatttatcatcttCAAAGAAGAGCAAAATACAATGTAAGTTAACAAAAGTGTCCAAACGAGAAACGTTTTTcggtataaatatttttttatctttcgaATCCTAATTTGAATAACATGTCCTTGACCTAAAAATCGTTCGAAATGATGTCGATTTAATAATTGTAAATTATGTAAGTCAATTgtaagaaaaatattgttccatagaaaagtttattttatgtattgATTGACACTTTTGAGCTTCACAACAAGTCGCATTGGTGTGACAGTAATGAGCTATCGATTGATCCTTAAATTCGGTTGAATTA encodes the following:
- the LOC126564583 gene encoding cytochrome P450 6d3-like, with the protein product MILYSIGLLVGIVFLALKYVYSYWDRHGLPNLKPEIPYGNLRILAEKKESLNVAINNLYDQSSERLVGVYLFFRPAILVRDAHLAKRIMVNDFQHFHDRGVYCNEHGDPMSANLFALPGQRWKSLRGKLTPTFTSGQLRNMLPTFLEVGNKLQHYLESLATDKQIVNMRDIVSRYVLDVVASVFFGFEANCLHDPDDAFRVALRDLNNPDSFLNNIRSTGVFLCPGLLKFTGISALAPPMKKFTMEVISSHLHQRETGQVTRRDFIQILTDLRRKAGNNAEESLSDAQCAANVFLFYGAGADTSTGAITFTLHELTHHPEVMEKLQHEIDEMMERHKGEITYDNISELKYLDLCIKETLRMYPALAVLNRECTLDYRVPDSDIVIRKGTQMIIPLLGISMNEKYFPNPELYSPERFDDATKNYDQDAYYPFGAGPRNCIGLRQGLLLSKIALVLMLSKFNFSTTIPRKLSFEPVTVTLAPKGGLPMKIEKRTRQ